Proteins encoded by one window of Mus musculus strain C57BL/6J chromosome 10, GRCm38.p6 C57BL/6J:
- the Ndufa12 gene encoding NADH dehydrogenase [ubiquinone] 1 alpha subcomplex subunit 12 isoform 2 (isoform 2 is encoded by transcript variant 2), translating into MELVEVLKRGVQQVTGHGGLRGLLRVFFRANDIRIGTLVGEDKYGNKYYEDNKQFFGRHRWVIYTTEMNGKNTFWDVDGSMVPPE; encoded by the exons ATGGAGCTGGTGGAGGTCCTGAAGCGCGGCGTGCAGCAGGTCACCGGCCACGGCGGCCTGCGGGGCCTCCTACGGGTTTTCTTCAG GGCAAATGATATAAGGATTGGTACACTGGTGGGAGAAGacaaatatggaaataaatacTACGAAGACAACAAGCAATTTTTTG GCCGCCACCGATGGGTCATCTACACCACCGAGATGAACGGCAAAAACACATTCTGGGATGTGGATGGAAGCATGGTGCCTCCTGAGTG